TTACCATTCCATACTTTTGTTTTCTTCTTCGCATTTCATTGATCAACTGAACGGATAGCTTCGCTCCTGAGCATCCTAGCGGATGACCTAAGGCAATAGCCCCTCCATTCGGGTTGATCTTCTCCGGATCTAGTCCCGCCTCCTTTATAACAGCCAAGGATTGCGTGGCGAAGGCTTCGTTCAATTCGAATTGATCGATGTCATTCAGTTTCAATCCGGCCTGCTTCAATGCTTTCGGAATAGCAGCCACTGGACCAATCCCCATAATTCTCGGATCAACACCTGCAGCAGTGTAGGTCACCATTCTAGCCACCGGCTCCAGTTTCAATTCTTTCACCATCGCTTCAGACATCACCATTACGAAAGCGGCACCATCTGAAGTTTGAGAAGAATTTCCCGCTGTGACAACACCACCCATTTTAAAGGCAGGCTTTAACCTAGACAAACCTTCCATAGATGTTCCTGCTCGAGGTCCTTCGTCAGTATCCACTACATATTCACGCTCGGCTTTTTTGCCTTCTTCGTTCACATAAGTTTCTTTGACGGTGATCGGCACGATCTCATCTTTGAATTTTCCTTCTGCCAATGCGGCCAATGCTTTGTCATGAGATTTTACAGAAAACTCGTCTGCCTCTTCTCTAGAAATCTTGTAATCCTCAGCTATTTCCTCAGCCGTCAGCCCCATGCCCAAATAATATTCAGGTGTTTTTTCTGCAATTTTCCAGTTCAGTGCTGTTTTGTATCCTAGCATCGGAACCAAAGACATGGACTCCGTTCCTCCAGCGATAATACAATTCGCCATTCCTGCTTTGATTCTTGCAGCAGCGATAGCGATAGTTTCCAATCCAGATCCACAATATCTATTGACCGTAACTCCTGGTACTTCAATCGGGAGAGAAAGAAGAGAAATCATTCTTCCCATTTGCATACCTTGTTCCGCTTCGGGAATGGCATTCCCTACAATTAAATCATCTATTCTTTTTGGGTCGAGCGCTGGCACATCAGCTACCAAGTGCTTGATCACATCAGCAGCCAAATCATCTGGTCGTGTGAATCTAAACCCACCTCTTTTTGATTTGCCAATTGCTGTTCTATATCCGTTTACTATATATGCTTCCATTTTTGTAGTTTCTTAATATTAAAATTCTAGAATCGAGAAATTAGTTCCTTAGCGGTTTGCCTTTAAACAAAATGCTGTGGATTCTTTCCAAAGTTTTCGGTTCACCCGTCAAACTCAAGAATGCTTCACGTTCCAAATCCAGTAAATACTGTTCTGAAACTAACGTTGGCGCTGACAGGTCTCCACCATTCATCACCCAAGAAATTTTCTTAGCAATCTTCATATCGTGATCCGAAATGTAATTGCCATATCTCATACCAGCTACACCTGCTTCGAACATCGCCAAACCAGATTTTCCTTGAACTTTGATATCCGTTCTTTGAGCAGGTTGTGTATAACCCGCTTCAGCTAATTCGATCGCTTTGTTTTTGGCATCCGCCAAAAGTCGAGCTCTGTTCAATGTGAAATCATCAGATTTTCTAACGAATCCTAAATCTCTAGCTTCATAGGCCGATGTCGCTACTTTGGCAGTCGCAATAGTCATGAAGTTTTCTTGTAGCACGTTCAACTCTGGGTCGCCCGCTCGATAAGCATCGGAAGTTCTTAAGGTCATCTCCTTAGTTCCACCCCCGCCAGGGATCAAACCAACTCCAACTTCTACTAATCCCATATAAGTTTCTGTGTGCGCCTGAATATGATCAGAATGTAAGGACAATTCACATCCGCCACCAAGCGCCATGCCTGATGTGGCCACCACAACCGGAATTGAAGAATATCTAGCTCGCATCATGGTATTTTGGAAATGTCCGATCATCATGTTGATTTCGTCAAAATCCTGATCTCCAGCATACATGAACAGCATGGCTAAATTGGCACCAGCTGAAAAGTTCTGACCTTCATTTCCAATGACTAATCCTCGGAAGCTTTCCTCTGCTTTTGAAATCGATGCATTGATGCCCTCAATGATTTCGGCACCCATGGCATTCATCTTAGTGTGGTACTCTAAATTTAGAATTCCATCTCCAACATCGTAAAGTGTGCATCCAGGGTTTTGATAAACAATATTGTTTTCCTTGAAAGCATCAAGTA
The sequence above is drawn from the Reichenbachiella sp. genome and encodes:
- a CDS encoding acetyl-CoA C-acyltransferase, translated to MEAYIVNGYRTAIGKSKRGGFRFTRPDDLAADVIKHLVADVPALDPKRIDDLIVGNAIPEAEQGMQMGRMISLLSLPIEVPGVTVNRYCGSGLETIAIAAARIKAGMANCIIAGGTESMSLVPMLGYKTALNWKIAEKTPEYYLGMGLTAEEIAEDYKISREEADEFSVKSHDKALAALAEGKFKDEIVPITVKETYVNEEGKKAEREYVVDTDEGPRAGTSMEGLSRLKPAFKMGGVVTAGNSSQTSDGAAFVMVMSEAMVKELKLEPVARMVTYTAAGVDPRIMGIGPVAAIPKALKQAGLKLNDIDQFELNEAFATQSLAVIKEAGLDPEKINPNGGAIALGHPLGCSGAKLSVQLINEMRRRKQKYGMVTACVGGGQGVAGIYEFLK